The nucleotide sequence tagattaatgaaatttttacaGATTAAGCTCTATATTACATATTGATGTAACATATATGAATTgttttattgttaatattttggTTTTTCCTTTACAAagagaatattatttttgcataataatatatgcagAATTgtgaattaatattaaaatatagttaGGATATATCGctaattgtaatatatttatttagataaaaaaaagataaggaatgtaaaaaataaatattattgtattcGATTAATTTAtagttcatatataaattcttatgtaaatgataattttataatttatttatattaaaataaattaatttaaaatttctctattgataaataaaaataactaaGTTTGTATTTCTCTTTTAGCTTATTATATACAACAAACTAAAGTATTAATGTAGATTTATCATGGATAATTGTTTTTCCAAGGTGGgatttaatcttttttaataagctTAAATTTATGCATAATTTATTCATGATAAAAAAGTGATAATAAAACTAACCCATTAGTTAAtgcttaaataaataattataattcttttgaATACAGTATTATAGATCCTATGGTGCACAAAATTTAATGATCTCTAGACTGTTAcagtttaaaaatattgaaaataaagtaatacaaaaaatcAATTCcttaattaatgaaaataataaagataaatttaGGGAAGGATGCACATATTTGGCTGAATAtctaattaataataataaaccaccactatattatgaaaattatagtGTAACTTGGAAAGGAACATTAAATTATAGATTAGAAAATTACTACAAAAAGCTAGATAAACATGGAGGATGCCCTTTGATTTTAgaggaaaaagataaaaactttttaaaattaaaatatgaagaagtaGATTTCtgtgaaatgaaaaataaatatctagaagaaataaaaagctTAAGTAAAAAATCAAAGAATTCTGATAGTTATTCAAGCAAATgtaatgaatataatgaGTGGATTGATAAAATGAAGAACTATTTTGAGGAAAACAAAAGCCTTTTTGGAACGTGCTACCAAAAAacaaaccaaaaaaaaaaaaaaagacgtTCAGAATTTATATGCGACTTAATGAACAATCAAACATTCAAAAAACTTAATGACTGCCCCCcagtaaataaattacaacCTCCTGAAGGTGAATCtgaaaaggaagaaatagGTTCACAAAcaaaagataaagaaaaaatggggGAATCATCTGTATTACATGATTCACCCGAACAAGCCGAACAAACTAAACCTACAGAGGGATCTGCCACTAATCAAGTGAATCAAGATACAAAACATAATCAACatgaagagaaaaatgaagaacCTGAATTTCCATCTCAATCTAACGTACAAACACAAGCTCATTTATCATCACTTGAATCTCATTCTAATGAAGTTGTAGCTAAATCGGAAGGTTCTTTAGAGTCTCAGACACCAACACTTCTCTCAAATTCCCAACCAACTTCAGAAGTATCAGGTAAATCTGTATCTCTTGCTTCAGTTCCGCCAGACACAAAACCAGAAAATCCTTCCGAAAGTACACTATCTTCTCCAATATCAAAATTCTCTCCAAGTTCTTTAGCTTCAACTATGCCTTCTGTAACTTCAGGTAACTGTAATGCatcttatttttctaattttgaattaacaacaatatatgacatacatatttaaaatgatattacAGATCCAGTAGGAAATTCAtctaataaatacatatcaTCTATTTTAATAAGCTTTCTAATTATTATcgtattttctctttttattaagGTAAAATAAATCTTAAGTATTAAAAACATGATAATCATTAGTTttcagtaataatatatttcatgaatatgtattttttatatgaaagtACACATTAATAGgacagttaaaaaaaaaaaaaaagataaaaagaagacaagcaaaatttcttaaaatactAATACCTTCACATTCGGGCAGAAAAAGAGAATTTTTAACTCATAATCATTTGGAGGACCCATGTtatgatgatgaagaaattactaaaaaaataaagatatttgAACATAACgtgataaaaaatttacaagagaagaagcaaaaaaatgaaaggaCTAAAATTATCATAGAAGTACATTTGGAAGTACTTGAAGCGTACAGAAAAGAAGAATGGGAATGcaaaaaaggagaatttttagaaatatgcctagatgtatttaaaaaagaaagatatgGAACTCATTCTAATTTAACAAATGATGatctaataatgaaaaacgtTAAAAGTTGCGGTCATATTGAGAAACAAAAAATCTTATGGAACAAGTGGATAGAaagacataaaaatatttctgataaatttaaaaaagttgaatggtttaataatttgaaaaatgactggaaaaaagaaaaatcatacataaaagaaatggaagaattaaaaaataagtcaTCGAATGaatatcaaaatattctGTTCTTGGAAAGAGAGAAAGATGTATGGAGGAGGTGGATATCAGAAAAGGGAAAGATtctaaaacaatatattgaTCAAATCTGGTTTAAAGAATTATCAGAGCTTAACCAGAATATGTTAGATgaatacaaaaatgaagaaaaagcaAATTATGTGtcactaataaatatagaagaatTGGAACacggaaaaaattatgaagaattatataaatatataaaatcaaaATTACTATCAAAACTTTGTATATTAGTACTTATGACAATATTAGAAGAATGCAAAAAAGAAGATTATACAGAAGATAGAGAATTACATTTAGATAGTTCCATAAATGAAAggaaaactaaaaaaaattcagaaAAAATACCAGAAATTTCAgataaatttattgaaaagTATAGTAACGTTTATGAAAATAGCCAAAATAgcaatattcataataatatagagGAGAACTTCTTTAGGGAAGAGATGAACGACTGGATAGGAGAAGAAGTAACTAATGTAAATTCCATAGAAAGTGTGAGTAATCTTGACAAATAATATGACAGTTCATCTTAGAAATTGATACGAATATGTTCGATAGTTGCTTAAGATAAATCTGATATCTATAAAACAATCTTACTGAATTTTTTCATAccataatgaaataaattataagaaaaatttaaagtaactaataatataaaaaagaaaataagtcataaaatttaaagtaaggaatgcatttatattaaaaatatttcaatgaCATATAgcttctttgtttttttatgcatatgttTAATAAAGTTGTATTACAGCAGattcaataaaataaggaattaatatatatatatatatatatatatatatatgcacaaaattctaatatattaaatgtaagaacatttattaatgatattTAAAGGAAAGttctcatatttttttctttaataa is from Plasmodium malariae genome assembly, contig: PmUG01_00_23, whole genome shotgun sequence and encodes:
- the PmUG01_00045400 gene encoding STP1 protein, translating into MISRLLQFKNIENKVIQKINSLINENNKDKFREGCTYLAEYLINNNKPPLYYENYSVTWKGTLNYRLENYYKKLDKHGGCPLILEEKDKNFLKLKYEEVDFCEMKNKYLEEIKSLSKKSKNSDSYSSKCNEYNEWIDKMKNYFEENKSLFGTCYQKTNQKKKKRRSEFICDLMNNQTFKKLNDCPPVNKLQPPEGESEKEEIGSQTKDKEKMGESSVLHDSPEQAEQTKPTEGSATNQVNQDTKHNQHEEKNEEPEFPSQSNVQTQAHLSSLESHSNEVVAKSEGSLESQTPTLLSNSQPTSEVSGKSVSLASVPPDTKPENPSESTLSSPISKFSPSSLASTMPSVTSGQLKKKKKIKRRQAKFLKILIPSHSGRKREFLTHNHLEDPCYDDEEITKKIKIFEHNVIKNLQEKKQKNERTKIIIEVHLEVLEAYRKEEWECKKGEFLEICLDVFKKERYGTHSNLTNDDLIMKNVKSCGHIEKQKILWNKWIERHKNISDKFKKVEWFNNLKNDWKKEKSYIKEMEELKNKSSNEYQNILFLEREKDVWRRWISEKGKILKQYIDQIWFKELSELNQNMLDEYKNEEKANYVSLINIEELEHGKNYEELYKYIKSKLLSKLCILVLMTILEECKKEDYTEDRELHLDSSINERKTKKNSEKIPEISDKFIEKYSNVYENSQNSNIHNNIEENFFREEMNDWIGEEVTNVNSIESVSNLDK